From the genome of Streptomyces sp. NBC_01341, one region includes:
- the fxlM gene encoding methyltransferase, FxLD system, translating into MRSDRWQQHNITFPDRDTGRRAVTEHLAPVLLAAEADGQLSGWWFMNKQPWRLRYVADQPSPTVLTLLDEWVADGKAQSCTTGIYEPETEAFGGADAMTAAHALFHEDSRHLLTHPVHNEHLGRRETAILLMSSMMRAANLDWFEQGDVWAKVSALRPGTGTPASMRLTSAMRTLMTTEARSLCREHGPLDGHADWVAAFERVGTTLAYLAAQGDLTRGLRAIIAHHAIFHANRAGLPSADQHTLFHIAREAIMGSSENTASATESGSAAHSVSTVNTDTLTAPEANAEQLRNALVDQIKADGHARTPAVEAALRAVPRHLFVPDTPLADAYDNSPVNVKYDPEGTSISCASQPAVVALMLDQLEAQPGERILELGAGTGYNAALIGHLVGPSGHVTTIDVDDDLVEGARAHLAAAGATNVEALTRDGALGHAEGAPYDRIIATVGAHGIPHAWLDQLAEGGRLVTPQRLTGSVSRSIIYVKRDGRWQSVGSEMNTFMPLRRGIADDDRRAVPLSTDGAVRLQAPAGLTLDADALAGVLDQPRVEEWTGMTVRAGESPEWMELFVSCVLPSGLIRMLFPQTAKGTLLTEDPYPSATAAVEKGALTYLARRPSEQKTPEGAKLWEFGVIGHGPGSDELAAKVADAVRTWDREYRGRDAAFEILPLDAPADEQPGVFVLDTPLNRVRVTWQ; encoded by the coding sequence ATGCGCTCCGATCGCTGGCAGCAGCACAACATCACCTTCCCCGACCGGGACACCGGACGGCGCGCCGTCACCGAACACCTCGCCCCCGTTCTGCTCGCCGCCGAGGCCGACGGGCAGCTCAGCGGCTGGTGGTTCATGAACAAGCAGCCCTGGCGCCTGCGATACGTCGCCGACCAGCCGTCACCGACCGTGCTGACTCTGCTGGACGAGTGGGTGGCGGACGGCAAGGCGCAGTCCTGCACGACCGGGATCTACGAGCCGGAGACCGAGGCGTTCGGCGGGGCGGACGCCATGACGGCCGCGCACGCCCTCTTCCACGAGGACAGCCGCCACCTCCTCACCCACCCCGTCCACAACGAGCACCTGGGGCGACGCGAGACCGCCATCCTGCTGATGAGCAGCATGATGCGCGCCGCGAACCTCGACTGGTTCGAGCAAGGCGACGTGTGGGCGAAGGTCTCCGCACTGCGCCCCGGCACCGGCACGCCTGCGTCCATGCGCCTGACCTCCGCGATGCGGACCCTGATGACCACCGAGGCCCGCAGCCTGTGCCGCGAGCACGGGCCGCTGGACGGCCACGCCGACTGGGTCGCCGCCTTCGAGCGCGTCGGCACCACGCTCGCCTACCTCGCCGCCCAGGGCGACCTGACCCGCGGACTGCGCGCCATCATCGCGCACCACGCCATCTTCCACGCCAACCGTGCCGGTCTGCCGTCCGCCGACCAGCACACCCTGTTCCACATCGCACGAGAGGCAATCATGGGTTCGAGTGAAAACACCGCGTCAGCAACAGAATCAGGCTCCGCGGCCCATAGCGTCAGCACGGTGAACACCGACACACTCACCGCCCCCGAGGCCAACGCCGAACAGCTCCGCAACGCCCTGGTCGACCAGATCAAGGCCGACGGCCACGCCCGCACCCCCGCGGTTGAAGCCGCCCTGCGCGCCGTGCCCCGGCACCTGTTCGTCCCCGACACCCCGCTGGCCGACGCCTACGACAACAGCCCGGTCAACGTGAAGTACGACCCCGAGGGCACCTCGATCTCCTGCGCCTCCCAGCCGGCCGTCGTCGCCCTCATGCTGGACCAGCTCGAAGCCCAGCCGGGCGAGCGCATCCTCGAACTCGGCGCCGGCACCGGCTACAACGCCGCCCTGATCGGCCACCTCGTCGGCCCGAGCGGACACGTCACCACCATCGACGTCGATGACGACCTGGTCGAAGGCGCCCGAGCCCACCTCGCCGCCGCCGGAGCCACCAACGTCGAGGCCCTGACGCGCGACGGCGCCCTCGGCCACGCCGAAGGCGCCCCGTACGACCGGATCATCGCCACCGTCGGCGCGCACGGCATCCCCCACGCCTGGCTCGACCAACTCGCCGAAGGCGGCCGACTCGTCACCCCGCAGCGGCTCACGGGCAGCGTCTCGCGCTCCATCATCTACGTGAAGCGCGACGGCCGGTGGCAGTCGGTCGGCTCGGAGATGAACACCTTCATGCCGCTGCGCCGGGGCATCGCCGACGACGACCGCCGCGCCGTGCCGCTCAGTACGGACGGCGCCGTGCGCCTCCAGGCCCCGGCCGGACTGACGCTCGACGCCGACGCCCTTGCCGGTGTCCTTGACCAGCCGCGCGTCGAGGAGTGGACCGGGATGACGGTCCGCGCCGGGGAGTCCCCGGAGTGGATGGAGCTGTTCGTCTCCTGCGTCCTGCCATCCGGGCTGATCCGGATGCTCTTCCCCCAGACCGCCAAGGGCACGTTGCTTACCGAGGACCCCTACCCCTCGGCCACGGCCGCCGTCGAGAAGGGCGCCCTCACCTACCTCGCGCGGCGTCCCTCGGAGCAGAAGACCCCCGAGGGCGCCAAGCTCTGGGAGTTCGGCGTCATCGGCCACGGCCCCGGGAGCGATGAGCTGGCCGCCAAGGTCGCCGACGCGGTCCGCACCTGGGACCGCGAGTACCGCGGCCGGGACGCCGCCTTCGAGATCCTGCCGCTCGATGCGCCCGCGGACGAGCAGCCCGGTGTCTTCGTCCTCGACACCCCGCTGAACCGCGTCCGCGTCACCTGGCAGTAG
- a CDS encoding lanthionine synthetase C family protein, translated as MTHTAAAVAAAIADRLAHPDQAPAAVTAEDNRQHLAYGPTGIALLHIERAAAGLGPWQRAHDWLSAAAREPFTSGPDSHPFYGAPALAHAVACAADQLPDSYRRGLDVLDRQVTADARRRLDAAHRRVEAGQLPALAEFDAIRGLSGYGAYLLRRDPAGPVTRAVLDYCVRLTDPVTDSGERLPGWWVPTGPSGRPDDRFPGGHANHGMAHGVGAVLALLALAARRGTTVTGHHQAMRTILAWLEQWKAPTGRGTAWPYWISREELRSGRPAAAAPRRPSWCYGTAGLARAQQLAALALGDSGLQSESEAALLNALSDRAQLRTTTDSGLCHGFAGLVHVAARVAADADRATAGQLRATVPALLAVLVPPGTDPYDAAALLLKDAAGPGLLDGAAGTALGLITAASAEPPRTSWDACLLTA; from the coding sequence GTGACCCACACAGCAGCCGCGGTGGCCGCCGCCATCGCCGACCGGCTCGCCCACCCCGACCAGGCGCCGGCGGCGGTTACCGCCGAGGACAACCGGCAGCACCTCGCCTATGGCCCGACCGGCATCGCTCTGCTGCACATCGAGCGCGCCGCGGCCGGGCTTGGCCCATGGCAGCGCGCCCACGACTGGCTGTCCGCCGCGGCCCGCGAGCCCTTCACCAGCGGCCCGGACAGCCACCCCTTCTACGGCGCCCCGGCGCTCGCCCATGCCGTGGCGTGCGCCGCCGACCAGCTTCCGGACTCCTACCGGCGCGGCCTTGATGTGCTGGACCGGCAGGTGACGGCAGACGCCCGGCGGCGCCTTGACGCCGCGCACCGCCGGGTCGAAGCCGGGCAGCTTCCGGCACTCGCCGAGTTCGACGCCATCCGGGGCTTGAGCGGGTACGGCGCCTACCTGCTGCGCCGCGACCCTGCGGGCCCGGTGACCCGGGCCGTTCTCGACTACTGCGTGCGCCTGACCGACCCGGTCACCGACAGCGGCGAACGCCTGCCGGGCTGGTGGGTACCGACCGGGCCGTCCGGCAGGCCGGACGACCGCTTCCCCGGTGGGCACGCCAACCACGGCATGGCGCACGGCGTCGGCGCGGTCCTCGCGCTGCTGGCGCTTGCCGCCCGCCGCGGCACCACCGTCACCGGCCACCATCAGGCGATGCGCACCATCCTTGCCTGGCTGGAGCAGTGGAAGGCGCCCACCGGGCGCGGCACGGCTTGGCCGTACTGGATCAGCCGCGAGGAACTGCGCAGCGGCCGGCCCGCGGCCGCGGCACCACGGCGGCCGAGCTGGTGCTACGGCACTGCGGGCCTTGCCCGCGCACAGCAGCTCGCCGCGCTCGCCCTTGGCGACAGCGGCCTTCAGTCCGAGTCCGAGGCCGCCCTGCTGAACGCGCTGAGCGACCGCGCGCAGCTTCGCACCACCACGGACAGCGGCCTGTGCCACGGCTTCGCCGGTCTCGTCCACGTCGCGGCACGCGTTGCCGCCGACGCAGACCGTGCCACCGCCGGTCAGCTCCGCGCCACCGTCCCTGCCCTTCTCGCCGTGCTGGTCCCGCCCGGCACCGACCCGTACGACGCCGCCGCCCTGCTGCTGAAGGACGCGGCGGGCCCCGGGCTCCTCGACGGTGCCGCCGGAACCGCGCTGGGACTGATCACCGCGGCCAGCGCGGAGCCGCCCCGCACCTCCTGGGACGCCTGCCTGCTCACCGCCTGA
- a CDS encoding lantibiotic dehydratase, protein MTQLPLPDFDDRSFRAEELEEVTTGRLAWIRSIWHDPGIAQALRHASPILAAEVEVLESAKSPSTREVRRVGVSVARYLLRALHRPTPFGLFAGVTTATFDAEPHSRWGQNHLVVARAGAEWVGRLIEQLERSGELLPLLSVVVNNTTFERDGSLVVPYQDHGPTGQRRAVEASVELSAPVRLILRAAEAPIRIGELAEKLMAEFPAVAPERVKRLLAGLVRRRVLITNLHAPATETDALGHLVTQLDAVRAEDIRLLAPVVRELRAVHAGLEQCGTTEGRDAVATRMRDLVPGLRRHPLALDLCLDATVALPDLVAREVERAATILTRICARPYGTEPWNEYHQRFYERFGVGTMVPLMEVVADSGVGYPDGYPGRPTGEGRRRLSPRDDVLLRLAQAAALDGRDEVVLTDEIVAALDRGPQEPRIPSHLEVGVRLHAASLAEVRRGRFTVELTSVSRGAGVTVGRFLSVLPATQRDCLRAELADLPTADEGTAAAQLSFPALLPDTAHVTRTPRMLPLVISLQEHRAPDASVLTPADLAVACDGRRMYLAAPDRGLRVEAVGMHALNLAEHTPPLARLITEVSRAQNAQVTRFDWGAAAAMPFLPRLRYGRIVLVAARWRLEAGDLPNRHRPGADWDAALSGWRERRRLPQHVHLVQDDRRLPLDLDEPGHRSLLRQHLDRADTALLTEAAPPGADGWSGGRAHEIAVPLKAIRPPAWPALPTPTTARTLSPAQIQTPAASPVLLVALYGDPRRQDALLTRHVPDLMRRLGSPPWWYVRFRDPQQHLRLRIALPDPDDFADTTHTVSAWADELRTAGLLADLRYPTSYRETGRWGAGPAWDAAEAVFRADSLATVAQLAQPVRPEQRPLVAAHFFAIASALLGSPDAGARWLIDHIEPTAPNPVPRSQFTDAVRLADPRGDWAALRSAPGGAAIVDAWAERTAALAAYGPYLSGPHADGIAVDGVLTSLLHVHFVRHVAVDFPEEEVCLYLARAAALAFTARAGRRP, encoded by the coding sequence TGGCGCGCTACCTCCTGCGCGCGCTGCACCGGCCCACACCGTTCGGACTGTTCGCCGGAGTCACCACGGCCACCTTCGACGCCGAGCCCCACTCCCGCTGGGGCCAGAACCACCTGGTCGTGGCCCGCGCCGGTGCGGAGTGGGTGGGGAGGCTGATCGAGCAGTTGGAAAGGAGCGGAGAGCTGCTGCCGCTCCTGTCGGTCGTCGTCAACAACACCACCTTCGAGCGCGACGGCAGTCTCGTCGTCCCCTACCAGGACCACGGGCCGACCGGTCAGCGGCGAGCGGTCGAGGCGTCCGTCGAACTGTCGGCGCCGGTCCGGCTTATCCTCCGCGCAGCTGAGGCGCCGATCCGGATCGGGGAACTCGCCGAGAAGCTGATGGCCGAGTTCCCGGCCGTGGCCCCGGAGCGCGTCAAGCGGCTCCTCGCGGGCCTGGTGCGGCGGCGCGTGCTGATCACCAACCTCCACGCGCCGGCGACCGAGACCGACGCGCTCGGTCACCTCGTCACCCAGCTCGACGCGGTCCGTGCCGAGGACATTCGTCTCCTGGCACCCGTCGTCCGGGAGCTGCGCGCCGTCCACGCCGGGCTGGAGCAGTGCGGCACCACAGAGGGCCGGGACGCCGTAGCGACCCGGATGCGCGATCTGGTGCCGGGCCTCCGCCGTCACCCGCTCGCCCTGGACCTGTGCCTGGACGCCACCGTGGCGCTGCCCGATCTGGTCGCCCGCGAGGTCGAGCGCGCCGCCACGATCCTCACCAGGATCTGCGCCCGCCCGTACGGCACCGAGCCGTGGAACGAGTACCACCAGCGGTTCTACGAACGGTTCGGCGTCGGCACCATGGTGCCGCTTATGGAAGTTGTCGCAGACAGCGGCGTCGGCTACCCGGACGGGTACCCGGGCAGGCCGACCGGCGAAGGCCGTCGGCGCCTGTCGCCGCGGGACGACGTGCTGCTCCGCCTCGCCCAGGCCGCGGCGCTCGACGGCCGCGACGAGGTCGTACTGACCGACGAGATCGTGGCCGCCCTGGACCGAGGCCCGCAGGAGCCGCGGATACCGTCCCACTTGGAGGTGGGCGTGCGGCTGCACGCGGCCAGCCTCGCCGAAGTCCGCCGTGGGCGGTTCACCGTGGAGTTGACCAGCGTGTCACGCGGAGCCGGGGTTACCGTCGGACGCTTCCTCAGCGTCCTCCCGGCCACACAACGCGATTGCCTGCGCGCGGAATTGGCTGACCTACCCACGGCTGACGAGGGCACGGCGGCGGCGCAGCTCTCCTTCCCCGCGCTGCTGCCCGACACCGCCCACGTCACCCGAACCCCGCGCATGCTGCCGTTGGTGATCAGCCTGCAAGAGCACCGCGCCCCCGACGCCTCAGTGCTCACGCCGGCGGATCTGGCGGTGGCGTGCGACGGGCGCCGGATGTACCTGGCGGCTCCGGACCGCGGGCTGCGCGTCGAGGCCGTCGGCATGCATGCACTGAACCTTGCCGAGCACACCCCGCCCCTGGCGCGGCTGATCACCGAGGTGTCCCGGGCTCAGAACGCCCAGGTCACCCGGTTCGACTGGGGCGCCGCCGCAGCAATGCCCTTCCTCCCCCGCCTGCGGTACGGCCGCATCGTGCTGGTCGCGGCCCGCTGGAGGCTGGAGGCCGGCGACCTCCCCAACCGCCACCGCCCCGGCGCGGACTGGGACGCGGCGCTGTCCGGCTGGCGGGAGCGCCGCCGCCTGCCGCAGCACGTGCACCTCGTCCAGGACGACCGGCGCCTGCCGCTCGACCTCGATGAGCCCGGCCACCGGAGCCTGCTGCGCCAACACCTCGACCGCGCCGATACGGCGCTGCTCACGGAAGCCGCTCCACCCGGGGCGGACGGCTGGAGCGGGGGCCGGGCCCACGAGATCGCGGTCCCCCTCAAAGCGATCCGGCCTCCGGCCTGGCCTGCGCTGCCCACGCCGACCACCGCCCGCACGCTGTCCCCAGCCCAGATCCAGACCCCGGCCGCCTCGCCGGTGCTCCTCGTGGCCCTGTACGGCGACCCGCGGCGTCAAGACGCCCTGCTGACCCGGCACGTGCCCGACCTGATGCGGCGCCTCGGCTCTCCTCCCTGGTGGTACGTCCGCTTCCGCGACCCCCAGCAGCACCTTCGCCTGCGGATCGCGCTGCCCGACCCGGACGACTTCGCCGACACCACCCACACGGTCAGCGCCTGGGCCGACGAGCTGCGGACCGCTGGGCTGCTGGCGGACCTGCGCTACCCCACCTCCTACCGCGAGACCGGCCGGTGGGGCGCCGGACCGGCATGGGACGCGGCCGAGGCCGTGTTCCGCGCGGACTCCCTGGCCACGGTGGCGCAGCTCGCCCAGCCCGTCCGGCCCGAGCAGCGCCCGCTCGTGGCCGCGCACTTCTTCGCCATCGCCTCCGCCCTCCTCGGCAGCCCGGACGCCGGCGCGCGCTGGCTGATCGACCACATCGAGCCGACCGCGCCGAACCCGGTACCCCGCTCGCAGTTCACCGACGCCGTGCGGCTGGCAGACCCGCGCGGTGACTGGGCGGCCCTGCGGTCAGCGCCCGGCGGCGCCGCGATCGTGGACGCCTGGGCCGAGCGCACCGCTGCGCTCGCCGCGTACGGGCCGTACCTGTCCGGCCCGCACGCCGACGGCATCGCCGTGGACGGCGTGCTGACCTCCCTACTGCACGTCCACTTCGTGCGGCATGTCGCGGTGGACTTCCCCGAGGAAGAGGTCTGCCTCTACCTGGCCCGCGCCGCCGCCCTGGCCTTCACCGCCCGCGCCGGGAGGCGACCGTGA